From a single Prosthecobacter algae genomic region:
- a CDS encoding periplasmic heavy metal sensor, whose translation MKRGLLILILAVAASTAAFFITRNQCQCGTRLDATSHDGETMLPELEWLHRELKLDDTQFEKVKAQHLAYKPTCEALCMKVVAARKKIGQLAAQGNLSSPEFDAALQEQAAVHVECQKALLRHLHQTAGLMSESQARQYLDAMLPQVIGVAAEPVSHGH comes from the coding sequence ATGAAACGCGGACTCCTCATCCTCATTCTTGCCGTGGCAGCCTCCACGGCGGCTTTTTTCATCACGCGCAACCAATGCCAGTGCGGCACCCGTCTGGACGCCACCTCTCATGATGGCGAGACAATGCTTCCCGAGCTGGAATGGCTGCACCGGGAACTCAAGCTCGACGACACTCAGTTTGAGAAGGTCAAAGCCCAGCACCTCGCCTACAAGCCCACCTGCGAGGCATTGTGCATGAAAGTGGTGGCGGCACGGAAAAAAATCGGCCAGCTCGCTGCTCAAGGAAACCTGTCTTCGCCCGAGTTTGACGCCGCCTTGCAGGAGCAGGCCGCCGTGCATGTCGAATGTCAGAAGGCTCTACTCCGGCACCTTCACCAAACAGCAGGACTCATGTCCGAATCCCAAGCACGCCAATATCTCGATGCCATGTTGCCGCAGGTCATCGGCGTGGCGGCGGAACCCGTCAGCCACGGGCATTAA
- a CDS encoding RNA polymerase sigma factor, protein MSYQDEEDIQLMQKLTAGEDLALNELMHRWRDRVASFLLRMVGDHATATDLAQETFVRLYTSRKSYKPTAAFSTYLFHIAANLARSHARWKGRHPTVPMEDEAGELTHDPVDPQLTPDDAAALNEKAALVNKAIGRLPAELREALLLFAVEQMSQAEIAAVLRCSVKAVEVRVYRARQMLRQMLDASL, encoded by the coding sequence ATGAGCTATCAAGACGAGGAGGACATTCAGCTCATGCAGAAGCTCACTGCGGGCGAGGATCTGGCGTTGAACGAGTTGATGCACCGCTGGCGTGATCGAGTGGCCTCCTTCCTCCTCCGCATGGTCGGAGATCATGCCACGGCCACCGACCTGGCGCAGGAAACCTTCGTCCGTCTCTACACCAGCCGGAAAAGCTACAAGCCGACCGCTGCCTTTTCGACCTACCTCTTTCACATCGCGGCAAATCTCGCCCGCAGCCATGCCCGGTGGAAAGGCAGACATCCCACCGTGCCGATGGAGGATGAGGCTGGTGAGCTGACCCATGATCCGGTTGATCCGCAACTCACGCCGGACGACGCCGCCGCGCTCAACGAAAAGGCCGCGCTGGTGAACAAGGCCATCGGCAGATTGCCCGCTGAGTTGCGGGAGGCTTTGTTGCTGTTCGCCGTCGAGCAGATGAGCCAAGCCGAGATCGCAGCGGTTTTGCGTTGTTCGGTCAAAGCGGTGGAAGTGCGTGTTTATCGAGCACGTCAGATGCTTCGTCAGATGCTCGATGCCAGTCTGTAA
- a CDS encoding MerR family transcriptional regulator — protein sequence MSEQLILIGALATQAGVSTQTIRFYEREGLLPRPKRSPGGYRVYPVAVVAEIQFIRECLTAGFTLREIKPMLRGQSHESAFDCKKISEVLKQKIRRIDEQMESLRTIRISLSDLLSECGVSPNAQTCRALDTLRAGGSVKNSGIRSVPPSQRKGDEVILLSEEGVMPRIGVPLKHALISSPPPLLWRHTWRLLFESPSCRLCSKDTRQCLRG from the coding sequence ATGTCCGAGCAACTAATCTTGATCGGCGCTCTCGCCACCCAGGCGGGCGTCAGCACGCAGACCATCCGCTTCTATGAGAGGGAGGGCTTGCTGCCCCGGCCCAAGCGCTCGCCCGGCGGCTACCGCGTCTATCCCGTCGCGGTCGTCGCGGAGATTCAGTTCATCCGGGAATGTCTCACGGCGGGCTTCACTCTGCGGGAGATCAAGCCAATGCTGCGCGGCCAGTCGCATGAGAGCGCTTTCGATTGTAAAAAAATATCCGAAGTTCTGAAACAGAAAATCCGCCGCATCGACGAGCAAATGGAGTCGTTGCGAACGATCCGAATCTCACTGAGCGACCTTCTGAGTGAATGTGGCGTCAGTCCGAACGCCCAAACCTGCCGGGCACTAGACACGCTTCGTGCAGGTGGGAGCGTCAAAAACTCTGGTATCCGTTCTGTCCCCCCCAGCCAGAGGAAGGGCGACGAGGTGATACTCCTGAGTGAAGAGGGGGTGATGCCCCGTATAGGCGTGCCCCTCAAACACGCTCTTATTTCTTCTCCGCCGCCTTTACTTTGGCGACATACTTGGCGGCTTCTTTTTGAAAGTCCTTCGTGCAGGCTTTGCAGCAAAGATACACGTCAGTGCCTTCGTGGGTGA
- a CDS encoding putative iron-sulfur cluster-binding metallochaperone, whose protein sequence is MKTAITTSNACPLCQQTGKKISDLTLAAQVKEDTLAALPSQEGFRFCAQRDCPVVYYREEGGVTISLDQVRHPVFQKSDDPRRPVCYCFSHTVEEITAEVKKAGRSSVPQAIKDNCSKGLDACERNNPQGSCCLGNVSKVVKSAQSVQDATTSRETDCGSCCTTDASAVKTKTTTPRPRSGWLGLGAVFSAMLASACCWLPLLLIAFGASTAGVSGFFETWRPVLLGITFVLLGAGFYLVYFRNNCCDVDGACTTNSGARKRSCWMLWLATALVLVFAAFPKYAGWLATSGNSTSHETGGEVTTLTVGGMTCEACATGLNESLRHIPGVLATEVNYATRTVHVSTVTADTRQTIVAVRQALSEAGYTVEPAKNSLLPAKP, encoded by the coding sequence ATGAAAACGGCAATCACCACCAGTAACGCCTGCCCACTCTGCCAGCAGACCGGGAAAAAAATCAGTGACCTCACCCTCGCCGCTCAGGTGAAGGAGGACACGCTTGCCGCCCTGCCGTCGCAGGAGGGCTTCCGCTTCTGTGCCCAACGCGACTGCCCCGTCGTCTATTACCGGGAGGAAGGTGGCGTGACGATCTCGCTGGACCAGGTGCGCCACCCGGTCTTTCAAAAGAGCGACGATCCCCGGCGTCCTGTCTGCTACTGTTTTTCGCATACCGTGGAGGAGATCACAGCGGAGGTGAAGAAAGCCGGGCGCTCCTCCGTGCCGCAAGCGATCAAGGACAACTGCTCCAAAGGACTCGATGCCTGCGAGCGCAACAATCCGCAGGGCTCCTGCTGCCTCGGCAATGTCTCCAAGGTGGTGAAATCGGCGCAAAGCGTGCAGGACGCAACCACGAGTAGAGAAACCGATTGCGGTTCCTGCTGCACCACAGACGCATCGGCTGTCAAAACGAAAACGACCACCCCGCGCCCGCGAAGCGGCTGGCTTGGACTCGGCGCGGTCTTCAGCGCCATGCTAGCCTCCGCGTGCTGCTGGCTGCCTTTGCTGCTCATCGCCTTCGGTGCCTCGACGGCGGGAGTATCCGGCTTCTTCGAGACCTGGCGTCCAGTGCTGCTGGGCATCACCTTTGTGCTGCTCGGGGCCGGGTTCTACCTGGTCTATTTCCGCAACAACTGCTGCGATGTTGACGGCGCTTGCACCACCAATTCCGGCGCACGCAAGCGCTCCTGCTGGATGCTCTGGCTAGCCACGGCCCTCGTCCTTGTCTTCGCGGCCTTCCCGAAGTATGCAGGCTGGCTTGCCACCTCCGGTAACTCGACCTCCCATGAAACCGGCGGCGAGGTCACCACTCTGACCGTCGGCGGAATGACCTGTGAAGCCTGCGCCACCGGACTGAACGAATCTCTGCGCCACATTCCCGGGGTGCTAGCCACCGAAGTGAACTACGCCACGCGCACTGTTCATGTCTCCACCGTCACAGCGGATACTCGGCAGACAATCGTCGCAGTGCGACAGGCGTTAAGCGAAGCGGGCTATACCGTCGAACCAGCCAAGAATTCGCTACTGCCAGCAAAACCCTGA
- a CDS encoding TolC family protein, which translates to MKTTSSLSALALSLAAALAAQAADSTPATPALIQRLAKEAAATHPSVQAAAARTQAATSAIGSIRLWEDPQLGLGTLFASNMNRQGQGDIAVGVDQMLPRRGLYRAEKSRATAEQLAQAAMQKQIANELGLMVAQATLELALSDEVIRLQAENVAWLETIVKTAEERAKNPDASATETLRLESELAVKQQVLASARRQRGQFATTLNLLLGRAADAPWPSLSLPAQAQDHASATALKVRLERDNPALASLRHQIEAAQAETMAAREKRKPAFSMGLQVNTYSQGTLQDTMAMLNFKMTLPWFNRKAYEADIARADQLHEAAQGDLAAQQRTLYTQLSVFITEARNNQQLVNAYVTEVVPKSEKTVESLQNAWVSSKATLLDVLDARRALLEAHMEHQRALATWQVALQNLTALTGGFAQPSRP; encoded by the coding sequence ATGAAGACCACATCATCACTTTCTGCCCTGGCGCTGTCCCTGGCAGCAGCACTCGCGGCCCAGGCCGCCGACAGCACTCCCGCCACTCCGGCGCTCATCCAGCGGCTCGCCAAAGAAGCCGCCGCCACGCATCCCTCCGTGCAGGCCGCCGCTGCCCGCACTCAGGCGGCCACGTCGGCCATCGGCTCCATTCGCCTTTGGGAAGACCCGCAGCTCGGCTTGGGCACTTTGTTTGCCAGCAACATGAACCGCCAGGGCCAGGGGGACATCGCCGTGGGCGTGGATCAAATGCTGCCTCGTCGCGGACTGTATCGTGCGGAGAAAAGCCGCGCCACTGCCGAACAGCTCGCCCAAGCCGCGATGCAGAAACAGATCGCGAATGAGCTGGGCCTCATGGTGGCTCAGGCAACTCTGGAACTCGCTCTCTCGGATGAGGTGATCCGGCTTCAAGCTGAGAACGTGGCCTGGCTGGAAACCATCGTGAAGACGGCGGAAGAACGCGCAAAGAACCCCGATGCCAGCGCCACGGAAACGCTGCGACTGGAAAGCGAACTCGCGGTGAAGCAGCAAGTGCTCGCCAGTGCGCGGCGTCAGCGCGGCCAGTTCGCCACCACACTGAATCTCTTGCTGGGCCGTGCTGCGGATGCCCCGTGGCCGTCTTTGTCACTTCCCGCGCAGGCTCAGGATCACGCCAGTGCCACGGCGCTGAAAGTGCGACTGGAGCGGGACAATCCCGCGCTCGCCTCGCTGCGCCATCAGATCGAAGCCGCGCAGGCGGAAACCATGGCAGCGCGTGAGAAGCGCAAGCCCGCCTTCTCCATGGGCCTCCAGGTCAACACCTACTCCCAGGGCACCCTTCAGGACACGATGGCGATGCTGAACTTCAAAATGACGCTGCCGTGGTTCAATCGCAAAGCCTACGAGGCCGACATCGCCCGCGCCGACCAACTGCACGAAGCCGCGCAGGGTGATCTGGCCGCGCAACAGCGCACGCTCTACACCCAGCTCTCCGTCTTCATCACCGAAGCCCGGAACAACCAGCAACTCGTGAACGCCTACGTCACGGAGGTAGTGCCAAAGTCAGAGAAGACCGTCGAGTCGCTGCAAAACGCCTGGGTGTCGTCCAAGGCCACGCTGCTCGATGTGCTCGATGCCCGCCGCGCCCTGCTGGAGGCGCACATGGAGCACCAGCGGGCGCTCGCCACCTGGCAGGTTGCCCTGCAAAACCTCACCGCACTCACCGGCGGCTTCGCACAACCCTCACGTCCCTGA